TATATCAATAGTCAACATCCCAACATACGCTTCACGATGGAAAGCAAAGcgtagaagttgaatttatgagtaggaaaaagtgctaattatgctagtaacaacgaaatgtacataaaacgtgacaatgtgagactTAAAACGATAGTTTAAAATTGACATGATGTAGTTGTCgattcaaagaaggttgttgtctttgaatatgaatagcctcttttatcttaagttgaaaagatatgaattttatattCTCGTGTCATGCAAGAACAATAACTCACttgttcgctgcgctcacttgtGTGATATTgctcttgccacgagaacacaaaattcacctcttctcgccaccgtgtaatatacTCTACGATAGCTATAGGGGCAATCCCAACAACCAGTCGGATTATTTTGAATCATTAAAATCGATTCAAGCGgtgtttgaaagaaagatttaatgcgacgagTTATCTTGGGGTCGTTAAAAGAGTAAAAGTTGAATAATACAGAGGATATCATATGTTTGGAGATTTAATTGCTAAGGATAATGATTAAATATATCTTCTATCTTATACAGTGGGCAACAGGCCTCGTGGCAGGGAAATTTAAAGGCTTGATTCCATGATACTTTCTTGTGATTTTTAGCGGCATATTCACTGAGCAGAATATAAACATTCTAAGTTAGAATTTTGTAATTGGAAGACTTGTCCATCAGCTCTCAAATTCCCGCTTTTAATAACTTCTTCCAGAATTTGTGGTGTTTCTTGCATCTCGCATTTGCAAGTTGGAGGCTCCGGGTGTGTTACAAGAGGACAGACTTCTCGTTTTCTTGATCTACGGTAGGAAAGCAGCCGTCTAAAATGCCGGCGAAAGCGCTCACTCTGCAAAGCATAAATCACTGGATTGATAGCAGAGTTAAATGACACCAAAACAACTGAAGCGATGTAAAAAAAGCCTCCAAATTcgaaaaggaaatcaaaattACTGACAAGGTAAATTATAAGCTGAGGAAACCAGCTTATTGCGTATATAACGCTCACTGTTAACACCAATTTCGTAaccttttttcttgattttcggACTGCGCCTTGTCCCACGATGGCTTCGTTTGTCACTTTCTTAAACCATAAATCATACACAACTCTGGAATACAAGGACAACATGATGGATGCTGGAACAATTCCCACTACCAGCAACCAAGCAGTTGAGTTAATTCTGCCGTAAACCGGCGAGGGCCACGATTCCAGGCAGAAATTTACTTCCTTGTCGTAGCGAATAGCAAAAAAAAGCGGAAGATTAAATAAAGCCGTAAAAATCCAACAGCAGACTATGATCATTTTAACTTTTGACATGGTGAACTTTAAAGATGCGTTATGAGGATTCGTCACCGCGTTGAAGCGTTCAAAAGATATGGCAACGAGGGAGAAGACAGAGGCTACGCCACCTATCCATGAAATGTTACCACCTGTGATGAACTTGCAAAGAAGATCACCCGCGATGCCAACAGGGTGAGAGAAGGTGTGTATAAGGATGTACTGCGGGCTTGTAAAGGTCAAAGTGATCACGTCAGCGACAGCCAAATTGACCAGCAAATAGTTGATAGGCGTGTGCATGGATCTGTTAAGAATAACGGCCAAACAAACGAGTACATTGCCAATCGAGCCACCAAACACCAGTACGCTGAAAAAACATGTTATTGCGATGTCCTCAGATGTTAGCATGACGAATGATGTCGTTTCAGTGAACTGAAATTGGACGAAAAATATGTACCTGAATGGCGGAATGAACGCGCCAAAGCACTTCTCACTTTTGTAAGTTTTTTGTCCTAAAACGAGGCTTTAGAATGAAAAAAGATCACGATAATAGCTTGGGTATTCTTAAAAGAAGTAAAATTAACTCAATGAGGCTCGAAACCAGCTGCCCCATAACAATACATGTCAAATTTTACCGCCCGATCATTGAATATTCTCTTCGTGTTGTAGTTTAGAACACAGAAACGAATATCGCTACATACAGCTGAGAGCGGTTGGAAAAACAATTCTCGACTCTTCGGGCGCTTCAGtcttttcaaattcttttaTAGTGAAGCACGGTCTTCTGCCAAATGGAAAAGTTACAGATTGAACTGACAAAACACAGTCATGTAACTGACATGCGAAAATGTTTCTTAAAGTGATTAGGAATTTAATTATGtcaagaaactggagaaatccACAACTGACATTTGACGTTGTCTTGACAAATTGACACAATGTTTTGAATTCATAGTTCGTGCCTCCATAATCGCAGTCGGGAAGAAAATTACATCAATGTATCgagtgtgtttttgttttcttttttgtggaagATAAAATATTGCTTACAGTAAACATGGAAAATAACTGCAAGGGAAAAAGTGTAGTCATTTAGCGATTATTGCTTTTCGGAGAATTTATGCTTATGGATCTcaagtgttattattatttatttgcatTGTTTAAAAAGATTGACTATACCTGCGAGGGAAAAAAGCACTTAGTCATTTATCGTTTATTTAGAGAGGTGTCATAAAGGGAACATCAAAAAGCTCTCGTTAGTAGGTCGCAAAATTAATTGACCTAGCTTTTTCTGTGTGCTTCGCAGAAAATGCACTAGCAAACGAAAGTTATAAAACTGGattgtttcaagttttttagCCGTtcttaaataacattttaagAATATATGTTGCAAAGTTTGGAGAGCAGCAAAAGGGATGAGAAATTTTAACTCCTTAAAATATGCACCTTCAATAATATGCATGAATGAATTGCTGACTAAAACGTGTAACTTAATAAAAAATGCCATCAGCCCGATTTCAGTGTACGCTGCATGAAAGCTTTATTTCCTGGCAAACCAAATAGCGGCGGAAATATTCGACCGATCTTTGGGAGTTAAAGGATGTTCGATGTAGGCTGTCTACAGCCGCCCTTTTCCCTTCTGAGGGGAGACGACTAATGTACGATGGTGCAAgcgccattttttgaaaatcaaaagtttcgattaattGCATCtgcaaaataatgacaaagCGGACTCCTTGCAATGACAGTTTTATTGAATATCCTGTTTTTATGCTTGGCCAAGAAAGAGTGGTGTAATGAGGGCGAAGTTGGAGAAGTGTTGTAAGGTTTTCAAGTTTTCGTGCTTTAATTTGCAAAAGGTCGATAAAGACATTTCAACAGGTTCCTGTTGTTGTACGTAATTgcaactgaaaagaaaaaagaacagatATGAGGTTTTGTGAAGATTATAAGAATGCAAGTATGAACTCATCCTCTCTCTTCAACTGAGCGCCTTTTACTCGAGTTTGATTCTTGAGTAACTGTTGTTACACTTTTGGGACATCTTACTTTGCCGTtatggaattcatttaaaagcGAAGCTTAGTTGGCGAAAGTATCCCAAAATTCCAACACTATTTGGTTCGTTAGATATTTGacgatttttaaaaatatatggtAATTCGAAAACAGATacttcaaataaaatattttgacctCTGATGATGGCTTAAGTAATTAAAAGCAATCATATATGCAATTagggcagttttcaattgagtgtcgtaaaacaaatgcCAAAGTTTTTACTTCGACCAATGACAGCAGGTGGAGACAGCGTAATGAACTATAAAGTCGGCCATTCTTTTTATTGGTCCCACCTCTACCAACTTCTTTGAAAACTCACCAGCTCTCGAATTCTACGAAATGTTCCGTGCTGTTTTTCACGTAAATCATTTAAAGGGTACTGGAAGAGTAAATAGATAGCATTTGGGCCATAATCCCAAAGCTAGACTCTAAGTTGTTTAGCTTGTAGATGTATACATATAATGTCGAccatttttttcagttgttgtaCACTAAATGATCcaaaaactggtttgaaaagcTGGGCAGTTCTCGTAAATATTCCACGACATTTTCCGTGCTGATTCACGCACAAATCACTCCTAGAATAATGGCAGTGTGGATGCATAGCGTTTAGGCCATAATCGCAAAGCGAGATTCCAAGTTGTTTAGCTTGTAGAAGTGTGCCTATAAAGTCGGCCATTTTTCATTGGTTCCACCACCAACTCCTTTGAAAAGGTCACCAGTTCTCGAATTCTACAAAGTTTTCCCTGCTGTTTTTGCATGCACATTTCTTCTAGGAAACGTGAAGAATCGATGCATACCATTTCGGCCAACTATGAAATCCCAACGCGAGATGTGTGCTTAAAGTATGCCTCTgatgtcggccattttttcagtTATTCCACGTTCATCAACTCGTTTATGAATCTTGCAAGTTCTCCGAATTCTTAAAGGTTTTCCGTGCTGGTTTTCACCTAAATTACCTCTAGAATACTTGAAGAGATGCACAAAGCATTTAGGGCATAATCCCAACTCCTAGTAGTTCAGTGCTAAAAGTTAGCACAATTATTAAAATAGGCGATTTTTGCCTTGGTCCAACCTTCAACAAACCGCTTGAAAAGCTATGACGATCATTATTTATCGTTGGGATCACGACCTAATTGCTATGTATCGTCTTTTCAAGCTGCCTACCAGTAGATGGTTTTCTACGAGAAAAACGTGACGAAACCCTGAGTAGAATTCGAGAACTGGCGAGCTTTTCAAACTATTTGGCGACAGTTGGAACACGGCAAGAATGGCCTAGTTTATAAGCAAACTAGTAGCAGTTGAACTATTAGAACCATCACTTCAACCATACATGCacagggttctccttatcaggcggtaaccggtaaaatGTACCGCTtataagagcacttattaccacccgcaaacgctcagaagtcgcttatcctttgcagaacgtccaCCATTAACCAAATGCCTCACCAGTTTGAAAAAGTCCCTTACCAGTTGTGCTGAAAACTAGGAAGAACCCTGCATGCATTTCATTAATGGCGTCATTCACgagaacacatgagcccaacaaactgtcctgctcccaactgagtggcttcgtagctcagttggtagagcattgcaccggcatcgcagaggtcatgggttggaATCccgttaaagggaacctccactttaatcaaaaaaataacttcaaatcacaggaaataactgttacagtcaagtaaatctaaaatattttcaaaaaaaagcgtttgtatctgaaagaaatgtttcaaaattgcctatttttgttttcagatttcgcgggcgccgccatcgtgaataattgtgacgtgttatgattgccctattgttattagctAAAAGCTCTTtttgtcagaacaatagggcaaccgtaacaagtcacaattattcaaaatagcagcgcccgcgaaatttgaaagtgaaaataagcgattttaaaatttacttttcctgatataaacactttttcaaaaacaaatttgtttgtaaacttaATTTCCTTCaatttaaacttattctgtagtaagagtggaggttccctttaaagccatcggaatttttcaggtgtctataagagacaattgcttaaattttccagatgAGTGCGAGGATCACGTCTCCATTTCATCCGCATTCCCATCGTTATCGTGAATCCTTTTGCTTCCACTGCTGGTTGGTTCGGCTGTACCTTGGTCCATTTCTGGGCCGTGTTCCTCTAGTTCAATATTCTTTGTTAATTCCTCTATTTCCATCTCAGAAATTGGGCATTGGTCTTAATGGCAGCGCTTGTGCTGCTGGCTTCTGCTCATTTAATTCGAATAACCCAATTTTGGTTCATATTTTAGTGCATTCTCTTCCCGAACCCTCTCTTCTTTGCTGCGCTTTTGATAGAACATTTCATCACGATCTTGTTAATCTCTTTGGTCCAGGTAGTTCTTGACTTTCTATATTGCCAGTAGCAGTAGTAGGGTGACGACCGGTCCCAACCTGCTGCTCAGTGGGGCACCTGTCGGGCGAGGCAGCTTCAACTTTGTTTCCACTCCCATTTACGCCGTTGCGTATATTACTATTGTTTGACATTTCCCTCCTTTGAGGGGGTTGGGGTCACTGTTGGTCTCTGTCCTTCAACCTGTCAGGCTTGAGTGATCCTACAAGGAGACATAGCTCCCTTGAGACTCGCAAGGTCCTCCACCTCGTGGTGCTCGTGACCTCAGGAAAACAAtattcttcctcttcttcttcttcctcttcttcttcttcttcttctttattattattattattattattattattattattattattattgctctgAGCTCTAGCTGTTCTCATGCCGACATCCCATGTTAAGCACCTTCTTTAAAAATTCTGGCCATTCCCAGTAGCGTATTTTTCTGCAACAGTCCAATTCTTACCCTAATCCCCAATTTTTCAATCCATTGTCCAAGGTTCTTAGAAACACTTCCAATAGCCCCTACAACGACCGGTACTACATCCACGTTTTTTACACTTCATATTCTTCTAATCTCCCACTTCAAATCCTgatatttttcgttttttcaaattccttttCATCTACGCTACTATCTTCAGGAATAGCAATGTCCACAATTACACATTTGTTCTCCTTCTTGCTCACTACGATAATGCCAGGTCTTCTTGCTTCAACAACGTTACCACATTGGATGTTCATATCCCAAAGTAGCTTTACTTCATCTATCTTTTACCTATCTTTTTAACTCCACCTATCTTTTTAACTTTGTAGTTATTCTAGGTAGCCAGCCCTTTCTCTTCTTT
Above is a window of Montipora capricornis isolate CH-2021 chromosome 6, ASM3666992v2, whole genome shotgun sequence DNA encoding:
- the LOC138050703 gene encoding neuropeptide FF receptor 2-like — protein: MLTSEDIAITCFFSVLVFGGSIGNVLVCLAVILNRSMHTPINYLLVNLAVADVITLTFTSPQYILIHTFSHPVGIAGDLLCKFITGGNISWIGGVASVFSLVAISFERFNAVTNPHNASLKFTMSKVKMIIVCCWIFTALFNLPLFFAIRYDKEVNFCLESWPSPVYGRINSTAWLLVVGIVPASIMLSLYSRVVYDLWFKKVTNEAIVGQGAVRKSRKKVTKLVLTVSVIYAISWFPQLIIYLVSNFDFLFEFGGFFYIASVVLVSFNSAINPVIYALQSERFRRHFRRLLSYRRSRKREVCPLVTHPEPPTCKCEMQETPQILEEVIKSGNLRADGQVFQLQNSNLECLYSAQ